In Kazachstania africana CBS 2517 chromosome 4, complete genome, the following are encoded in one genomic region:
- the SWR1 gene encoding chromatin-remodeling protein SWR1 (similar to Saccharomyces cerevisiae SWR1 (YDR334W); ancestral locus Anc_5.383), which translates to MARPRKNKSTSKGRESKVADLKFKYDLLTNELFHLKEFVSLEDFDPTYNNETESFNRFLIKESLLLNNDDKQQPDENNRVRRRQLRASTVSTANEEEDKISSKLDEISKMVQDKYEELKNDLKLEQNNMIKTESSTSAVPKLVKKSTTKNNKQLMSPKASPVKRKYNHRIKEKVEYEKEQIPDNNAGDEYYFTTSSEEEIRPKTNRRRKRPRVRLTVHPPKQTITNPLHVLAPKFISFKEYLNSFRSMDEDMSIEDYRKFIHEQKMTFLNIKKGLESGALKYDPSTDSLQPVTIKDASLGQSIKPDPVLCILKEQHIHTHRDYLLNQGIHMSKMFQNSRRARIARAKKVSQMIEQHFRHIAGAEERKEKDEERHKKALARATMQAVKKRWTIAEKAFRVLKKDEEEQLQRIQGKKHLSKILEQSSQLLGAQLNQNVNDTSENEISEDRQNKSDVAELTGTSDDEEDDILTSSSEEGDVIISASERSTTADESLTVNELKEKYLEPESAILLPNSTVEDGQNLSQVSDETNIEKIEDLKETSVGLSALITSGEKDAELSDSEDFELASSEGSDSSENLTEDSDSELSDEDASSKDVADESNVTAAEEDSSAIGDSNKLDLMKDEQHLNIVDVPVPSLLRGTLRTYQKQGLNWLASLYNNNTSGILADEMGLGKTIQTISLLAYLACEKQIWGPHLIIVPTSVLLNWEMEFKRFAPGLKVLTYYGSPQQRKEKRKGWNKPDAFHVCIVSYQLVVQDQHSFKRKKWQYMVLDEAHNIKNFRSTRWQALLNFNTQRRLLLTGTPLQNNLAELWSLLYFLMPKTMINGKKVSGFADLDAFQRWFGHSVNKIVEAGAGPGKDDEMQQTVTKLHQILRPYLLRRLKADVEKQMPAKYEHVIYCRLSKRQRFLYDDFMARAQTKETLASGNFMSIVNCLMQLRKVCNHPDLFEVRPILTSLDVGLSVPHRYIDMNNRIKKLFEQNRESINLNSLNLMFTNNETKITTYTSESVSKLKCVEEFVEQVNGLRKESQKQLWNKSENLAFSFQNITQVHRKLNERKIQDVIDKIEFRKYINILRSEKKPIFGVNLLNLLTVADSVNNEQTEQLITPLQTRIYSSNKVIEKFAVITPKAVALDLRNLSLGLNNESLIQESTKACLQSDFFAMNNPFHQLQTKLTIGFPDKSLLQYDCGKLQKLASLLQNLKDNGHRALIFTQMTKVLDILEQFLNYHGYLYMRLDGATRIEDRQILTERFNNDPRVTVFILSSRSGGLGINLTGADTVIFYDSDWNPAMDKQCQDRCHRIGQTRDVHIYRFVSEHTIESNILKKANQKRELDNIVIQKGDFTTDYFSKMSITDLFGAETTAGIKTSDAPLLQENSEVSTNPKKLESLLAQAEDEDDVRAAKLALKEVDLDNEDFEEVGGSNDRKGNGEEDDEYEGTGHVEEYMIRFIANGYYY; encoded by the coding sequence ATGGCAAGACcaagaaagaataaaagTACTTCAAAGGGTCGAGAATCCAAAGTAGCCGATCTAAAGTTCAAATATGACCTGTTGACTAATGAGttgtttcatttgaaagaatttgtaagtttagaagattttgatcCTACGTACAATAATGAGACAGAAAGTTTCAACAGATTTCTAATTAAAGAAAGCTTATTGTTAAATAATGACGATAAACAACAACCCGATGAGAATAACAGAGTACGAAGGCGTCAATTACGTGCTAGTACTGTTTCGACTgcaaatgaagaagaagataaaataagTTCAAAacttgatgaaatttcGAAGATGGTACAGGACAAATATGAggaattaaaaaatgatCTCAAATTAGAGCAAAATAACATGATAAAAACTGAAAGCTCTACTTCTGCTGTACCAAAATTAGTGAAGAAGTCTACGACTAAAAACAATAAGCAATTGATGTCTCCAAAAGCTTCGCCAGTGAAAAGGAAATATAATCATCgtataaaagaaaaagtgGAATACGAAAAGGAACAGATCCCAGATAATAATGCTGGTGATGAGTATTATTTTACTACCTcttcagaagaagaaatcagACCAAAAACTAATAGAAGAAGGAAACGACCTCGTGTCCGTCTTACTGTGCATCCTCCAAAACAGACAATAACCAACCCATTGCATGTATTAGCACCTAAATTCATCTCATTTAAGGAGTATTTAAACTCTTTCAGGTCAATGGATGAAGATATGTCCATTGAAGATTACAGAAAGTTTATTCACGAACAGAAAATGACTTTTTTAAACATTAAAAAAGGATTAGAAAGTGGTGCCTTAAAGTATGATCCTTCAACAGATTCTTTGCAACCCGTCACCATAAAGGATGCAAGTTTAGGTCAGTCAATTAAACCTGATCCAGTTTTATGCATTCTCAAGGAGCAACATATACACACGCATAGAGACTATTTGCTGAATCAAGGTATTCATATGAGTAAAATGTTTCAGAATTCAAGAAGAGCTAGAATTGCAAGAGCAAAGAAGGTGTCGCAAATGATTGAACAACATTTTAGGCATATCGCAGGTGCTGAAGAGAGAAAGGAAAAGGATGAGGAACGTCATAAGAAGGCGCTTGCCAGAGCTACTATGCAGGCCGTTAAGAAAAGGTGGACTATCGCCGAAAAGGCATTTAGAGTACTGAAGaaagacgaagaagaacagTTACAAAGAATTCAAGGTAAAAAGCATCTATCGAAGATTTTAGAGCAGAGTAGTCAACTATTGGGTGCTCAATTGAACCAGAATGTCAATGACACTTCAGAGAATGAAATATCTGAAGATAGACAAAATAAGTCTGATGTTGCTGAGCTTACCGGCACatcagatgatgaagaggaCGATATTCTAACGTCATCAAGTGAAGAGGGGGATGTAATTATTTCTGCTTCGGAAAGGTCAACAACAGCTGACGAATCCTTGACGGTGAAcgaattgaaagaaaagtacTTGGAACCAGAGTCGGCTATACTACTTCCTAATTCTACTGTTGAAGATGGCCAAAACTTGTCGCAAGTAAGTGATGAAActaacattgaaaaaatagaagaCCTAAAAGAGACTTCCGTTGGACTGAGTGCCCTGATTACTTCCGGTGAAAAGGATGCAGAACTCAGTGATAGCGAAGATTTCGAATTGGCAAGTTCTGAAGGCAGTGACAGTAGCGAAAACTTAACAGAGGACTCAGATTCAGAACTTTCTGATGAAGACGCTTCCTCGAAGGATGTAGCAGATGAATCCAATGTGACGGCTGCCGAAGAAGATTCGTCTGCTATTGGTGATTCCAATAAACTTGACTTAATGAAGGATGAGCAACATCTAAATATTGTTGATGTTCCTGTCCCAAGTTTGCTACGGGGGACATTGAGAACATATCAAAAGCAAGGTCTTAATTGGTTGGCTTCATTATATAACAATAATACCAGTGGTATTTTGGCCGATGAAATGGGTCTGGGAAAGACTATTCAAACTATTTCGCTTCTAGCATATTTAGCATGCGAAAAGCAAATATGGGGTCCACATTTGATCATTGTTCCGACGTCTGTTCTATTGAACTGGGAGATGgaatttaaaagatttgcACCCGGACTGAAAGTTCTAACTTACTATGGGTCTCCACAACAACGGAAAGAGAAAAGGAAAGGGTGGAATAAGCCAGATGCTTTTCATGTCTGCATCGTTTCCTATCAATTAGTTGTTCAAGATCAGcattctttcaaaagaaagaaatggcAGTATATGGTACTAGATGAGGCGcacaatatcaaaaatttccGTTCAACCAGGTGGCAGGCACTATTAAACTTTAATACCCAGAGAAGATTATTGCTTACAGGTACTCCATTGCAAAACAACTTGGCAGAATTATGGTCTTTGCTCTATTTCTTAATGCCTAAAACAATGATAAATGGTAAAAAGGTTTCTGGTTTTGCTGATCTAGATGCATTTCAGAGATGGTTTGGTCATTCAGTTAATAAAATTGTAGAGGCTGGAGCGGGTCCTGGTAAGGATGATGAAATGCAGCAAACTGTAACAAAATTACATCAAATTTTACGTCCCTATTTATTGAGAAGATTAAAGGCAGATGTTGAGAAACAGATGCCTGCCAAATACGAACATGTTATTTATTGTCGATTATCAAAGAGACAGAGGTTTTTGTACGATGATTTCATGGCGAGGGCTCAAACAAAAGAAACGTTAGCAAGCGGTAACTTCATGTCAATTGTCAACTGTTTAATGCAACTGAGAAAAGTGTGTAATCATCCAGATTTATTTGAGGTTAGACCTATTCTGACATCACTGGATGTTGGTTTATCTGTTCCCCATCGTTATATTGACATGAACAATAGGATTAAAAAGTTATTTGAGCAAAATAGGGAGTCTATAAACTTGAACTCTTTGAATCTCATGTTTACAAACAATGAAACCAAGATAACGACATATACTTCTGAAAGTGTTTCGAAGTTAAAATGTGTAGAGGAATTTGTTGAGCAAGTGAATGGTCTGAGAAAGGAGTCTCAAAAGCAACTCTGGAACAAATCAGAGAATTTAGCATTTTcctttcaaaatataacCCAAGTGCATAGAAAACTGAACGAACGAAAGATACAGGATGTCATTGATAAGATTGAATTTCGAAAATATATTAACATATTGCGGTCTGAGAAAAAACCAATTTTTGGCGTTAATCTTCTCAATTTATTGACTGTAGCAGATTCTGTAAATAATGAACAGACAGAGCAATTGATAACTCCTTTACAAACAAGAATTTATTCCAGCAATAAAGTTATAGAGAAATTTGCGGTAATAACACCAAAAGCAGTTGCTCTGGATTTAAGAAATCTGTCTTTAGGGTTGAACAATGAAAGTTTGATTCAGGAATCAACAAAAGCATGCTTGCAGTCGGATTTTTTTGCAATGAATAATCCATTCCATCAGCTACAGACAAAATTAACAATAGGATTCCCCGACAAATCCCTTCTTCAGTACGATTGTGGTAAGCTGCAAAAGTTAGCCTCACTATTACAGAATTTGAAGGATAATGGACACCGTGCCTTAATTTTCACTCAAATGACAAAAGTTTTAGATATTCTTGAACAATTTCTCAATTATCACGGCTATCTTTATATGAGATTAGACGGTGCTACGAGGATTGAAGATCGTCAGATATTGACAGAAAGATTCAACAATGACCCCAGAGTTACCgtttttattttatccAGTAGATCTGGTGGTCTAGGTATCAATTTGACAGGTGCAGATACCGTCATTTTTTATGACTCTGATTGGAATCCAGCTATGGACAAGCAATGTCAAGATCGTTGTCATAGAATTGGTCAGACTCGTGATGTTCATATTTATAGATTTGTGAGTGAGCATACCATTGAGAGTAACATCCTCAAAAAAGCAAACCAAAAACGGGAACTAGATAATATTGTTATTCAAAAAGGTGATTTCACGACAGATTACTTTAGTAAAATGTCAATTACAGATCTTTTTGGTGCAGAAACAACTGCTGGTATTAAGACTAGTGACGCTCCATTATTGCAGGAGAATTCAGAAGTGTCGACGAATCCTAAAAAGCTTGAAAGTTTGCTTGCACAGGCAGAAGACGAAGATGATGTGAGGGCAGCGAAACTAGCATTGAAGGAAGTTGACcttgataatgaagattttgaagaagtaGGTGGCTCGAATGACCGTAAGGGCAAcggagaagaagatgatgaatatGAAGGAACAGGTCATGTTGAAGAGTACATGATAAGATTCATTGCTAATGGTTATTATTACTGA